Part of the Limihaloglobus sulfuriphilus genome is shown below.
TTTTAAGGCCCTCAATCTCATTTACAAGTGTTATCTTTAAATTAAAACTTTAAGTTTTTTGAAATTTTTATTTTTTCTTGTTGACTTGGTGTTGCGTATGTGGTAGATTTTAACATGAAGATAGAAGTGAAGAAGAATGCAAGCCTAACAAGCACCATTTTTCAACACTCAATAAAAGTAATAATTGCTCTTTTAAATACTGAATATTGAGTCAGAAGAAAAAGAAGAAGATGTGACTAAGAAAGAAGTGAGCCCCAAAAAACTCCCTTTAAACAGCCGCGAAAGATTTGCGCCTGGAGTTTTGAATTTCACCGTTATAAGTTAAACATCCGTGAAGCGGGTTTTTCAACTATTAGTTATTCGTTCTTAGTCATTAGTTTATAAAAGACCATCAACAATCTCTTTCTCCCTTTTCCCTAATTTTTCAGAAGAGTACACCGAAGACCTCAACTGTTTGAGGTTTTCCCGAACTCATCAGACAGAGCCGGCTCTGGGCCGCGGGTCTTCAGGTGTCTCCTGAACCTTATTAAGAATTAGGAATTAAGAATTAGGAATTAGGAAGAAGAGAATTGGATACGATAATATATTAAAAAGTTAATAAGATAGACCATAACTATTAGTTTTTAGTTAATAGTTATTAGTTTAATAAGACCACTAACACAACTTCTTTCTCCTTTCACAAGGAAAGTCCAGTGAGGTCTTGAGGGCCCAAATTCAAGACCTCCTGACTTTCTTTAAACTACAAAGGACAAAGCAGAGTTGATTTGTGATACATTTTACAAGTAAATATCGAAGAATAAGAAGAAGTCGAAGAAAAAGCAGCGTTTTTGAGTCCCGAAGAAGCTCATAGACGCAGGTAGCAAGATATTTCAGCCGCAAGGCTGAAGTGAGTAACTGTTAGTTTTATTTAACAGTTATTAGTTAATACGACCACTAACACAACTTCTTTCTCCTTTCACAAGGAAAGTCCAGCGGGGTCTTGAGGGCCCAAATTCAAGACCTCCGGACTTTCTTTAAATGAACAGACCCAGCAGCGCAAGATAAGCGCGCATATAAAATTATCTGTTCAGAAGTGCAAAGGCGGCGTGAAGTGCGTGGATAACATGATTTCCGGCTTAACAGCCGGACGGAGTGTGGTACAGGTCCGTGTGCCCGGGGAGGTTATTGAGCCGGGCACACGGGTCATTTTAAACTAATAACTAATAGTGAAAAACTAATAGTTGTGGAGGCGGCTGACGCCGCGATTTAAACAACTATCCGCCGCAGGCGGATTCATCAACTATTAGTTAATAGTTAATAGTTTTTCACTTAATTCAGAACGACTTCTTTCTCCAATCTTCAGACCTGGGGCATGGTGCGCTGATGTTTAGCGGCATTGGCAGCCCGGCCCGATACCAAAGGAAAAGAGCCGGCAGGCTCGTATATAATGAGCCTGCCGTTTTTCCCTTTAATATGGCCAGGTCGATGAGTCGTTACCAGTTGAAGGTATGGAGAGAGGATAAGTTATATATATGGTTTGAAGAAAAAACGAGAAATGAAGTTAAATTTACGAAAGGTATGATTGGAACGAAGAAGTTAGAACAAAATACCCAGGCTTAGCCGGGATCATAAGGTTGGAGAGCCTTACCGGTCCCTGATGAGCTGCTGACAATTGAATATGTAATGCGTATTACCGGATGAGCGGCCTTAGAAGAGGCTAAATACAAGGCCGTGGTTAGTCTGGGGATGCGTATCCTGTATCTGAAATGCGGTATATGTATATACCTGTTCGGAGCGGGAGCTGATTACACGCGGCGAAGGTGCGGCGGTGGAGCGTATCAGTGCGGACATATAGACATGGCCGCCTCGGATACCTGCACAGAGAGTGTGTGCGGAAGCATACACGGCGGCGCCGATGTTGTATGCGTAGAGAGACGCATGTTCCGATGTTCTTCGGGGCGTCTCTACTATTGCCTATTGCCTAATGCCTATTGCCTGTAACAAAGTACAGCTTCTTTCTCCAATTTCTCAGACCAGAAAAATGAAAGCATGGGGCCTCTGCGCGGGCGGCCACCTGCCGCGGAGCCCCTTTACGCTTTCATTTACAGATTCTGGTTATGTTAGATATTGGCAGAGAGTTAATGATAAAGATATGGCTTCTGCGGACGGTGGAGAGACCGCCGTCCGCGGCAGAGCCGGCTTTATCGCAGAGCGTGTAACGGCAAAGAAGTGTAAATTTAAAATATTGGTCGAGAAATTGTTAATTACGGAGAATTATTAACGAAGCAGAACAAGATACGAGTAAAGCTCAATCGGCCCTGTGTTGTCAGGGCTCACAATTGAATAATTAAAAGCTGTTCGGCGCAGAGTTTTCCTGCGTTGCAGAGCGGAAGTTTAACGCCGCATATTTGATGCCGCGATCCGTGCTGCACGCTGGGATATTGAAACCTGCCCGCCGGGTTGTCCGCGGCTGCTTATCCGCCGCGTAAAAGAGACCCGTCCGCGGCGAAGTCTAAGCATCTCTGAGAGATGCCCCGAAGACTCCGCGCAAGATGACAGCTTATTAGAAACGAACGACTTCTTTCTTCGATTTCAGGATACAGGCCTCGGGGGATTAGCACGGGCCAACGCGAAGCCCCCGGACCTCCTGATTCTAATTAAGAATTAGGAATTAGGAATTAGGAATTAGGAATTAGGAATTAGGAATGACGAATCAGGCGGTGCCCGGCAAAACTATTGCCTGATGCCTATTGCCTAATGCCTGAAATACAGAAGAGAGGTTAAAGATATAATTTACAAGTTAATAAGAAACAGTGAATGGTTAACGGCTGCTCTGCGGCACGATTATTACCCGTTCACTCTGAAAACGAACGACTTCTTTCTTCGATTTCAGGATACAGGCCTCGGGGGCATTAGCACGGGCCAACGCGAAGCCCCCGGACCTCCTGATTCTAATTACGAATTAGGAATTAAGAATTAGGAATTAAGAATCAGGCGGTGCCCGGCAAAACTATTGCCTGATGCCTATTGCCTAATGCCTAATGCCTGGAATACAGAAGAGAGGTTAAAGATATAATATTTACAAGTTAATAATGAAGTACTTAGAGAATTACGAATTACGAATTAGGACAGCCGTGAGCGAAGCGAACTCCAAAATTCTTAATTCTGCATTCCTAATTCCTGATTATAAGAAAACGTCCGTAAACCGTTTTTCTTCAACTTTTTTAAACAGACATTACCGGGGCCTGCCGGTTTGGCTCGCCCCGATAAAAGTCTGTCCGAGGTTTTGGAAGACGGAATAACTAATAAGATTTTAAGTTGTATCCTGCAGGATAGTCTTGCGGGTCTTACATGAAGAAGAACGTATTTAAGTAAAGTGAGGAAAGTATCATGAAGAAGACAGTTTTTACCTTAGCCCTTGCAGCGGTATTTATCGCAGCATCCCCGGCAGCGGTTGTCGATTTCGGCAATGTCAGCGACTGGGAGAGCAGCACCTTTACCCTTGGCGGCCTTGAGTTCGGCAGCTTTACCGTCCTCTCCAGCGCAACCGGCGGCGGCTCGGAAGTAGATGCTTCCGGCGTAGCGATCAAAGGTGAAGTTGACGGCGACAAAGTACGCCTCTACTTCAGCGGCGGCTGGACGGCAGACCAGGGTGAGACCGTGGATACGCTGATAAACTTTGATGTTACATCATTATCAGCCCCCATAGTCGGCAATACCCTGAGACTGGACGCTTATGGCGTAACCGGCACAGGCAGAGCCCTTATCACAGAAAATTCAATAGATGATATGGACAATATAATCGCCAACAAGCTGGTTTACAGCCGTCCCTCTGGCGTACAGAACAGAGACACAGCCGACTACAGCCCCGGCCAGATGCATGTAGAGATAACCAAGAATGTATTTGTCGGCGGCGGCACCGACGGCCTTGCCCACATAAGCGGCTTCAGCCAGAGCTTTGTGGTTCCCGAGCCTGTAACGCTTGCAATGCTTGCCCTTGGCGGTCTGATGATACGCCGCAGACGCTAAGAGTACTGTAAAAAAATGATCCGCGGGGCGGGTCAGTAAATACCTGCCCCGCATAATCCTGACACGACTTAAACAGTTCTTTAATACAACTTTAAAAAATGTTATCCGGCTGATGAAAGGCCGGTCAAGTAGAAGAAAGCTCTTTAGAAACTTTATAACGGAATGCAGGTATGATGTTCCCAACGGCAAAATAAGAACGTTGTGCGGCATATCCGTTAAGCAAGTGCGGCTGTTTACCCTGCATAAGGCTTAAAAGAAAGGATTCACGTTCCCGTTAGAGGCATTGCGTTGCCGGAAAGATATGGGAGCGTCAGATGTAAGCCCAAAAGAGTGTGTTGCTCGGGCTTTCATCAGTAAAAGGGCCTTGCCGCCTGTGCGGGCGGTGGGTACAGAACAGTAAAGCAAAAGAAGACTCACCCGCGGTGTATGTGCAAAAGATTCCGCGTCTGAGTCAAAAACAAAAAGAAGAAGAAACAATCAGAAACAAAAGGAAGATTACCATGAAGAAGACACTTATCACATTAGCAGCAGTATTAATCGCAGTATCCGCAGTATCAGCAATCCCTGTAAAAACGGCAGCCCTCTCCTCGGCAGGCAATATCGACCTGTTCGCGGACGATACAATGATTGAGCTTAAAGACCCTGAGATGGGCGAGCTCTATCAGGTTGACGAGAGTGCGGTTATCTCCGGCGTTCTTACGAATAACTGCCTGTACTGGGCACTTGGCCTCGAGGTTGAAGGTTCAGAGATGCCGGTAGCAGTATCGGCCGAAGGCTATGAAGCCTCAGGCGGACTTGAATTTGTCCTTGAAGGCTTTATGCCGGCGTCAGGCGTAGAAGTAAACGCAGCGAGTTCATCATATATCTCTCTGAGCGACAGCGGCAGCTGGTTCCGTCCTTTAGCGGCCCGCACCGTGTTTGAAGGCCTTGGCCTCTCTGGAGCAGGCATCGTGAATGTTTACGGCTACACCGACAACGGCAGTGCCTACCTTGGCAGCTTCGAAGTAGTTCCGGAACCCTCAATGCTTGCACTGTTTGGAATCGGCGGACTGATCCTTAGCCGCCGCCGCAAGGCATAACCAGAATAACAAAAGGCCGCGAGAGCCTTTTAAGATAAAACCACGGCCCGCCGGGGAGCCGAAAATCCCCGGCCTCTGTTTTAGAGAGTGGAGAGTAGAGAGTGGAAAGTAGAGAGTGGAAGGCGGAGAGCAGAAGAATTGAGATTGCAGATTTAGAGATTATCAGCCTGGAAGAAGACCTTAAAAGAGAAGAAAAACGTAAACGAGCAAAATACCAATCGGTAACAAAAATCGATAAGATTGTCTTCTTCTTCAAATAGAAAGCCCCCGACGCACACGGGGGCTTTTTTTTACACGAAGTTTTACTAAAAATGCTGGACAGCGGCCGCGATAGAGGCATAATGTCAGTTTAGCAATAAATTGCGATTGTTCCCGTGGCTCAATTGGATAGAGCGTCGGCCTCCGGAGCCGAAGGTTGCAGGTTCGAATCCTGCCGGGAACGTTCAAAAACCGCGTTTACAATGCCGTTAACGCGGTTTGACTGTTCGCCCCAGTTCGCAGTAGTTCGTTGTTTTCCGCCTGAAAACGGTAAGTTTTCCGGTAAGTCCTTTATTTCATTACCATCAGTTCCTGTTGAGGCACCGATATTTTCTTGTGGAAAATCTGGGAATTTCGAAACAGCTTCAAATTCCTGGCCATTCAATACGTGGGTATCACGTGACATAGTTAAGTTGATGTCGCTGTGCCGCATGATCTTTTGTGCAATTTTGGGATGAACCCCAAAATCCTGTAAATCTTGTAAATCCTGTCCAGTGAATTAAAATCAGGATAAAAAACGATAAAAAACCTGCTGTTTTTACGGAAATTTTTAAAAATATTGCTGTTTTTTTGTTTTTTTTTGTTGAATTTCTGTACGGAATTTTGTAAAAAAGTTATAAAGCCTTACGGGAAATAGGCTTTCGAGTATAAATTAACTTTGTGCTCAGTTTTTTATTTTAGGGAAATGACAACAAGAGATTTACAGGGAGATTCTTATGAGAACTGGAATTCTAATTCTTCTCGCCGCCGCGACCGTTTCATTTGCATGGGATGAGATTCGTGTTAGTTTTAGTGGCGATGCATCTTTGATTGAGAGCAATTGGAACACTATAACAAATAATGATATGGCGACATATTCAATGAAAGATCACAAAGATGGATCGCCAACAGGAATATCATTCTATACAGGTCAGCTTGTTGAACCCAACGGCTCAGGAAACCCTAACGGGGCATACGAAAGGTCATATTGGACGAGTGTTTTAGATTCGAGTTGGACTATTGATGAGTCTTCACCATGGATATCCACGCTAGCCGTAAGCAAATGTATTGCTGGACAACCTGGCGGCGGTGGTTCGTTTGGACCGGTAATTATGAGGTTTCAGGGTTTAGATTTTGACCAGGAATATTCCGTTGAAATAGCTGCCGCCCGCGATCATTCTTTTATAGCCGATATAAGAGTTGGAGGCACGTTTAGGACAACATCAATTGGGACTGTATTTGAACACACAGTTGATGACAGTGACACTGCTGACAGAAACCGCTTTAATACCATAACTGATAAAGAATCTCTTTCTGCATGGAATTATCAAACTGCTTTGCAGAACGACGATTGGCTAGTCTGGGATTCCGTGTCACCAAATGAAGATGGTGAATTGCTGATAAGTTCTTTCACTGAAGATTCCTACGTTTTTGTCAACGCCATACGGCTTACGCCGGTTCCAGAGCCGGCGACGTTTGTTGTGTTTTTTATTGGCGGTCTGATTGCCCGTCGTCATCTGGCTGGGTGAGGTGCTGGGTTGGCCCTTTATCTGCGGTTTCGGGGCTTAGTCCTGCCGCCGGTTTAAATTACTGCTGATATAACAATATTTTTCCCCGCGGCAAAACTCTGTTTGATAATCTTGCCGAATTCACTATAATAACGCCCTTTATTGGAATTTATTTACTTTTTTTAGCGAATCTTATAAATGGGCGCACGAATACGCAGTATAGTATATTACCTGCCGACGAAGACCTTAGGCAACGATGAGCTTGAGCGTGAGCTTCCCGGCTTCGACAGAGACAAAGTGGAGCGACGGCTGGGCATACGCAACCGCCACATTGCCGCTGAGGGTGAAACCTCGCTGGACATGGGCGAAAAGGCATGTCAAAAGCTCTTCGACGAAGAGGGTTTCGACCGCGGCAAGATAGATTTCCTGCTGCTATGTACCCAAAGCCCCGATTATTTCCTCCCGACAAGCGCCTGTATCCTCCAGGATCGTCTCGGACTGCGGACTGACATCGGCGCCCTGGACTACAATCTCGGCTGTTCCGGCTATGTCTATGGGCTCGCCATGGCAAAATCATTCGTCGAGACCGGCATCGCCCAGAACGTATTGCTGGTAACATCAGAGACTTACAGCAAGCACCTTTATCAGGGCGACCGCGGCAACCGCACGCTCTTCGGAGATGCCGCCGCCGCGACAATCATCGAAAAAGCACCGAGCGATCACTTTCACGAGTTCGTTCTCGGCACAGACGGCTCCGGCGCGCAGAATCTCATCGTTGATAACGGCGGTTTTCGAAACCCGACCGATCCCCAGGCGAAGCCGTTCGAGTATTCACCGGGCAACTGGAGGACGAAAAACCACCTGTATATGAACGGGCCAAAGCTGTTTACGTTCGCGATCAACACCGTACCGGTTGCTGTTCGTGAGGTGCTCAGGAAAAACCAGATGACGATTGAAGACGTTGATTATGTCATCTGCCATCAGGCCAACAAGCACATGCTCAACTACATCTGCCGCGAAATCGGTGCCGATGAGAGCAAATTCCATATTGACGTTGCCGATGTTGGCAACACCGTATCGGCGACTATCCCGATCGCCCTCAAAGACGCTATGGATCAGGGCGTTGTCCAGCGAGGCGACCGCGTCCTGCTTGTAGGCTTCGGCGTGGGATATTCATGGGGGGCGGTTGTCGTTGAATTGTAGATCCTACGCGGCGATTGACGAATATGCGTCTCTACGGGTTGGGGGGCGGCAATGTTGATTCTTGCGATGATATATGTATTCGCGATTGGCTGCTGTGTCGGCAGTTTTCTCAACGTCGTGATATACCGCAGCCCGCGGGGGCTCTCGCTTATCAAACCGCCCTCATCGTGTCCGGGCTGTAATTACCGCATACCGGCGTATCTCAACATCCCGCTCGTTTCCTGGCTGATGCTTCGCGGCAGATGCCGCAACTGCGGATATGCGATATCGCCGCGGTACTTCATCGTGGAACTCTTTACCGGCATAATCTTCGCCGGATTATTCTACCTGTATTTCGTGTATGGAATCCGCGAGATGGGTTTTGCCGACACCGGCGGGGCTTTAAGCGGCTTCACCGAGGGCGGCTGGATCATTTTTCTGCTGCACATAATACTCATCTCAACATTTCTGGCGGCCTCAGCGATTGACCTTGAACTTTACATAATCCCGCTGAGTTTGTGTTATTTTGTGTTTATCTCCGCTATCATCATCGCCGGCGTAGCACCGGCCGTTATCCCCTATGAACAGATAGTCAGCTACAAACTCCTGCCGGCGGCTTCTCCCGCGGCGGCGGCTGTCACAACCGGCTCGCTGCTTGGGCTGTTTTTGTCGTTTTATCTTTTGAAAAAGGGCATAATAAAACGCAGTTACCCGCTCGATGACCAGGGAAATGAGCTCGAAGAGTACAATCACCGCAAAGAAGCCATGTTGGAGGTTGCATTTCTGCTGCCGGTTATAGTCCTGGGTGTTTTATCGCTGGTTCTTTATAAAAATCTCTCATCAGCTGCCGCCTTCTGGGACAGGCTCGGCGAAATCCCCTCGATTTCCTGCATTATGGGGGCTCTGTGGGGGTATCTCGTGGGCTGTGCGGTTGTATGGGCGGCTCGAATCGGAGGCACGCTGGCATTCGGCAAAGAGGCGATGGGCCTTGGTGATGTTCATCTGCTCGGTGCCGCGGGCGCGGTCATTGGCGGCGGCGGGGCGGTGCTGGCATTTCTCATTTCACCTTTTTCCGGCATCTTATGTTCTGTATTGTATCTTGTATTTAAAAAAACTAATCAAATTCCTTACGGTCCGTTCTTGTCTTTTTCAGTTATTTTGGTTATCATATTCAATGATCAGATACAACAGATACTTAATCTGTACTTTTATTGACATGTATTAACTATAAGCTCATTGTTTATAGCTATTTAAATAACAAAACGAAATCTTTTATATTATTTGTGGAGGCTCAAAATGCGTAACACAGGGAAATCAGTAATCGTTATGCTGCTCGGCGTTTTT
Proteins encoded:
- a CDS encoding PEP-CTERM sorting domain-containing protein; this encodes MKKTVFTLALAAVFIAASPAAVVDFGNVSDWESSTFTLGGLEFGSFTVLSSATGGGSEVDASGVAIKGEVDGDKVRLYFSGGWTADQGETVDTLINFDVTSLSAPIVGNTLRLDAYGVTGTGRALITENSIDDMDNIIANKLVYSRPSGVQNRDTADYSPGQMHVEITKNVFVGGGTDGLAHISGFSQSFVVPEPVTLAMLALGGLMIRRRR
- a CDS encoding PEP-CTERM sorting domain-containing protein → MKKTLITLAAVLIAVSAVSAIPVKTAALSSAGNIDLFADDTMIELKDPEMGELYQVDESAVISGVLTNNCLYWALGLEVEGSEMPVAVSAEGYEASGGLEFVLEGFMPASGVEVNAASSSYISLSDSGSWFRPLAARTVFEGLGLSGAGIVNVYGYTDNGSAYLGSFEVVPEPSMLALFGIGGLILSRRRKA
- a CDS encoding 3-oxoacyl-ACP synthase III family protein: MGARIRSIVYYLPTKTLGNDELERELPGFDRDKVERRLGIRNRHIAAEGETSLDMGEKACQKLFDEEGFDRGKIDFLLLCTQSPDYFLPTSACILQDRLGLRTDIGALDYNLGCSGYVYGLAMAKSFVETGIAQNVLLVTSETYSKHLYQGDRGNRTLFGDAAAATIIEKAPSDHFHEFVLGTDGSGAQNLIVDNGGFRNPTDPQAKPFEYSPGNWRTKNHLYMNGPKLFTFAINTVPVAVREVLRKNQMTIEDVDYVICHQANKHMLNYICREIGADESKFHIDVADVGNTVSATIPIALKDAMDQGVVQRGDRVLLVGFGVGYSWGAVVVEL
- a CDS encoding prepilin peptidase codes for the protein MLILAMIYVFAIGCCVGSFLNVVIYRSPRGLSLIKPPSSCPGCNYRIPAYLNIPLVSWLMLRGRCRNCGYAISPRYFIVELFTGIIFAGLFYLYFVYGIREMGFADTGGALSGFTEGGWIIFLLHIILISTFLAASAIDLELYIIPLSLCYFVFISAIIIAGVAPAVIPYEQIVSYKLLPAASPAAAAVTTGSLLGLFLSFYLLKKGIIKRSYPLDDQGNELEEYNHRKEAMLEVAFLLPVIVLGVLSLVLYKNLSSAAAFWDRLGEIPSISCIMGALWGYLVGCAVVWAARIGGTLAFGKEAMGLGDVHLLGAAGAVIGGGGAVLAFLISPFSGILCSVLYLVFKKTNQIPYGPFLSFSVILVIIFNDQIQQILNLYFY